Part of the Deltaproteobacteria bacterium genome, GAAGCATATACCTCTGGTTTGCCGAAGGTGCCATCTTTCTTGATGGCGATGCGCACACAGTCGTACCGGCTACTTTCCAAAACGTAGACGGCGTCCTCATTCGGGTCGATTGCTGTGCCGTTGGCGAAATAGATTCCTGTCGCGACGACTTCTCCGCGACCGTCGGGTCGAATACGGGCAACCGCGCCGTTCGGAGCCGGTGAAGTGAATTCTTCAAAGACTTTGGCTCCTGGTTGCGAGCTGGAGTTCGAGACATATAGATTCCCCTCGGCGTCATAACTGCAGAAGTTGGGAATCGATAGCGGCAAGTCGCCAGCGCGATCGGCGATCATCGAGACCTTACCGTCAGGTGAACAACGCATCACCGCTTTGTGTCTCAGGTCGCAGTAAACAAAATTACCAGCGCGATCTAACGTCACGCCGTTAGGGATCGCACGGTCAGGCAATTCTGTGACTTCGTGGACCACGTTGTCCGGTGTGACCTTGTAAACTTTGGCGTTGCGACCACCACCCCAAACGCTGCCATCACGATCGACGACAACGCCTTCGGCACGCAATACGCCTTTGCCGAAAATATCTACACTTGCAATCGGTAAAGTAGTCATGGTTTTCTCTCCTTTTGTGATGTCTTTGCTTCTTAGTTGAGCGCCGCGAAACATCTCTCTTCAGTGTTTGTTAAGAGATTCTTCGCTTCACTGCTCAGAAACACACTCTCAGGCCGAGACGGGCTGGGGGAGGAGCGTGAACCCCAACCGGGCGGCGGTCCGTTTGAGGTGGCGAAGGGTGCGTTGACGCAGGTGTTCATCATAGGCTTCCCAGCTC contains:
- a CDS encoding SMP-30/gluconolactonase/LRE family protein, whose amino-acid sequence is MFRGAQLRSKDITKGEKTMTTLPIASVDIFGKGVLRAEGVVVDRDGSVWGGGRNAKVYKVTPDNVVHEVTELPDRAIPNGVTLDRAGNFVYCDLRHKAVMRCSPDGKVSMIADRAGDLPLSIPNFCSYDAEGNLYVSNSSSQPGAKVFEEFTSPAPNGAVARIRPDGRGEVVATGIYFANGTAIDPNEDAVYVLESSRYDCVRIAIKKDGTFGKPEVYASGFPAIPDGMAFDVNRNLYITLPGVPQDGKLAPRNKIIKVDTNGKWELLIDDPDGTKLAFPTNCAFGGPGLKDLYIANLEGDHFNRVHLGVAGHPLYHQR